The following nucleotide sequence is from Deltaproteobacteria bacterium.
GATGGGCGAGGGGCTCCCCGGCAACTGCCTGGCCTGACGCGCCTCCAGCGGCGACGCCTGCGCCTCGGCCGGGTCGGCGTTGCGCCGCGCGCGCTCCTTCAGGTCCCCGCCCACGGTGAAGGCCTTCTCCCCTGCCCCCCGGACGAGCACCACCTGCACGTTACGGTCCGCCTGCGCCCGGGCGCACATCGCGACGATGCTCAGGCGCATCTCTTCGTTGATGGCGTTCAGCGCCTCGGGCCGGTTGAGCGTGATCCAGGCTGTCTGGCCTGTTACCTCGTAGAGAACCTTGTCGTTGCTCATTCGCGTAGCCTCCATGACGTCGTTTCGCGTCCGTCATTCCCGCTTCCCAGACTGCGTCAAGACTCCGGTTGGATGACGATTCGGGGCCCGTAGTACTGGATCAATGACGGATTCAAGGTTCTTGTGCCAATCTCACCGGCTCAGGCCGCTTCGCCCTTGATCCGGTAGAGCCTTGCGGCCGTGTCGTGGAACAGCGCTTTCCGTTCCGCCTCGGAGTATCCCCGCGCCACGATCTTGAACGCGTTCCACACCGACACGTAGGAATACGACACCCGGTCCACCGGGAAGTTGCTTTCGAACATGCAGCGGTTGGCGCCGAACTTCTCGATGCAGTGCTCGAAGTAGGGCCGCATGGCCTTGGCCAGCTCGGCGGAGCCGGGCCTGGGCTCGCGCTTGTGCCAGTCGTAGCCGGAGCGGAGCGACCCGACGCCGCCCAGCTTGAGCACGACGTTGGGGCAGGACGACAGCGCGGTGATGTCGGCGCTCCACGCCTGGAACACTTCGTCGCGCCTGCCCTCGTAGGGTCCGAGTCCCAGGGGTCCGCCGACGTGGTCGAGGATGATGGGCACCGCCGGGAAGTCCCGGGCCAGCTCCACCAGCTCAGGCATCTGCGGGTGATAGAGCCAGGCGTCGAAGCTCAGCCCGAGGTGCTGCAGGCGCGCGAAGCCCTTCCGGACCGCGGCGTCCCGCAACAGGCCGGGCCGCGGCACGCTCCGGAACGAGTCCGAGGCGTCCCACATGGTGGAATAGCGGATGCCGCGCAGCCGGGCGGGGCTGGCCTCCAGGTGCGCTTCCAGGACGGCGGCCACGGCGTCGCCAAGGGTCAGGTCGGCGTAGGCTACAATAGCGGCCGCCACGGTTGCGGGCGTACCCGCGGACGAGCTCTCGGATGCGATGCCCTCCAG
It contains:
- a CDS encoding amidohydrolase family protein; translation: MTDPATDTPDEAPLEPNLPICDPHHHLWRRPNNPYLLDDFLRDASAGHRIVSSVAVECGAMYREEGPAELQPVGETEFLEGIASESSSAGTPATVAAAIVAYADLTLGDAVAAVLEAHLEASPARLRGIRYSTMWDASDSFRSVPRPGLLRDAAVRKGFARLQHLGLSFDAWLYHPQMPELVELARDFPAVPIILDHVGGPLGLGPYEGRRDEVFQAWSADITALSSCPNVVLKLGGVGSLRSGYDWHKREPRPGSAELAKAMRPYFEHCIEKFGANRCMFESNFPVDRVSYSYVSVWNAFKIVARGYSEAERKALFHDTAARLYRIKGEAA